A single Primulina eburnea isolate SZY01 chromosome 11, ASM2296580v1, whole genome shotgun sequence DNA region contains:
- the LOC140804425 gene encoding uncharacterized protein isoform X2 has translation MGFKVSLCLIFLCWLLLVLSLRVDGIGTEVYVKLLRAPREFSNIKSATFAFEVLVGGNGGICTDCSTNCKLDNSTFSACEGGNMTYTSLLDGNHTFEVCANGLSGVACAGYDWIVDTINPTAYVTTPTPFTSASHVLVNISFSEPCGGGGGFRCSTIKTCNLLVYGAGEVVPSTFDVVQPHLKYSIVVRLSQRIQYGRVILVMDRNFCSDSAGNIFARSKNSSYFIHIDRRSNNVNLKTHIPERQLPIESETRTVLATNKNRNLKLYLYFTEPVLNSSTEILNSITTSEGSFVPVSGDTFGNRRFGYQLTDVAEMAVVTVSVQTNLVISRQGTSVTPVPPITFLYDSQRPTVRLSTTSKMRTKETSIPIVIKFVKPVFGFNSSLITISGGHLLSFQEMTKSIYAVHVHALADSISVYIPENITTDVSGNKNRASNTLLIRHYSVPVESLILSTFVTTAFGVTCLIGGFLTVSTATLLSFGAFSRPSSILSSDPARYIFRIAYHIQVFALSKWLAVTSPIEYYEFARGLQWSIPYLKLPWERKNVLPMMVGSSSSRSRLVHSSEIRETGVFKGVQPRAGSLESAAKVYGLPLTPMEYISYFESHNIVPQAEYILDPRNSHGWRDFSRSMFWLSIIGGTLVLVHVLFLFILQFKKKNNEKQSFGALIFPRFEIFLLILALPCFCKASAALLKGGTSSEMAIGFLIMSIVSLVMLSLFLFLSCGITLGKLLQYKEVHREGQIFRWYKEIIRVILGPGKRSQWTWKNRPGSTNLTIFGPLFEDLRGPPKYMLSQISVGRVNKRDDRIIASDDETEDAEAPIIQKLFGIMRIYYTFLECSKRVALGIVAVAYLQNSSSKTPTIIVLCMTSFQLFFMVLKKPFIKKRVQLVEIVSVSGEVAIFAICYVFLEHKFSPQNERKIGISMLLIFLLAFLVQMINEWRALYRQTKRLDPINNSFLRGLENALIGFLLFCCPHGLVKDLDRKFPLNNTPETAETTFSVNRIQSLGSAASGDKSWLKQIQELARSSFSKDGARTSPGDPSTSKSTKLSGFWRARMSGSSTASTDVSTKQRGLHRELEEIFSLK, from the exons ATGGGCTTTAAAGTTTCTCTTTGTTTGATTTTTCTTTGTTGGTTGCTTCTTGTTCTAAGTTTGAGAGTTGATGGCATTGGCACTGAGGTTTATGTCAAATTATTACGAGCCCCTCGTGAGTTCTCTAATATAAAATCAGCCACGTTTGCTTTTGAAGTTTTGGTGGGTGGCAATGGCGGAATTTGCACAGATTGCTCCACAAATTGCAAG CTGGATAATAGCACATTTTCAGCTTGTGAAGGTGGAAATATGACCTATACAAGTCTGCTAGATGGAAATCACACATTTGAGGTGTGCGCCAATGGGTTGTCTGGAGTTGCCTGTGCCGGCTATGATTGGATTGTTG acactattaACCCAACAGCATATGTTACTACTCCAACGCCCTTTACTAGTGCTTCTCATGTCTTAGTGAACATATCTTTCAGTGAACCttgtggtggtggaggtggtttCAGATGTTCTACTATAAAAACCTGCAAC CTTCTGGTTTATGGTGCGGGTGAGGTTGTACCGAGTACATTTGACGTTGTTCAGCCACATTTGAAATATTCTATTGTTGTCCGTTTATCTCAAAGAATTCAATATGGACGTGTGATCTTGGTAATGGATAGAAATTTCTGTTCAGACTCTGCAGGAAACATATTTGCGAGGAGtaaaaattcgagttatttcaTACACATTG ATAGAAGAAGCAATAATGTGAACTTGAAGACTCATATACCCGAAAGACAGCTTCCAATTGAAAGTGAAACTAGAACTGTACTGGCAACTAATAAAAATAGGAATCTAAAGTTGTACTTATATTTCACGGAACCAGTCCTCAACTCATCCACTGAAATTCTAAATTCCATCACCACAAGTGAAGGATCATTTGTGCCCGTCAGTGGGGATACCTTTGGAAATCGAAGATTTGGCTATCAG CTAACAGATGTAGCGGAGATGGCTGTTGTTACTGTGAGCGTGCAAACAAACTTAGTAATCAGCAGACAAGGGACCTCTGTCACTCCTGTACCTCCCATAACTTTTCTCTATG attCTCAAAGGCCTACGGTTAGGCTGAGCACAACAAGCAAAATGCGAACAAAAGAAACGAGTATTCCGATTGTGATCAAATTCGTGAAGCCGGTATTTGGCTTTAACTCATCTCTTATAACCATCTCTGGTGGTCATTTGCTCAG TTTCCAGGAGATGACTAAGAGCATCTATGCCGTGCATGTACATGCACTCGCCGAttctatatcagtctatattcCCGAAAACATAACCACGGATGTCTCTGGAAATAAAAATAGAGCGTCCAACACTCTACTAATCAGGCACT ATTCTGTGCCGGTGGAATCTTTGATTCTTTCAACCTTTGTTACTACTGCTTTTGGTGTGACATGTTTGATTGGAGGGTTTCTCACTGTTTCAACAGCAACACTTTTATCTTTTGGAGCATTCTCCAGGCCAAGTTCTATCTTATCCTCCGACCCTGCAAGatatattttt AGAATCGCTTACCACATTCAGGTGTTTGCCTTATCTAAATGGCTGGCAGTTACTTCGCCTATAGAATATTATGAATTCGCAAGAGGTCTGCAATGGAGTATCCCTTACTTGAAGCTCCCATGGGAGAGAAAAAATGTCCTGCCAATGATGGTTGGATCGAGTTCTTCTAGGAGCCGACTAGTACATAGTTCTGAAATCCGTGAAACAGGAGTTTTCAAGGGTGTTCAACCAAGAGCTGGCAGTCTGGAATCAGCAGCCAAAGTGTATGGATTGCCATTGACTCCTATGGAATACATATCCTATTTTGAG AGCCATAATATTGTGCCTCAAGCTGAATATATTTTAGATCCAAGAAATTCACATGG GTGGAGAGATTTCAGTAGAAGCATGTTTTGGTTATCCATAATTGGTGGCACCTTGGTTCTGGTCCATGTTTTATTCCTTTTTATCCTTCAATTCAAGAAGAAAAACAACGAAAAACAGAGCTTTGGAGCTCTTATTTTTCCAAGATTCGAGATATTTCTGCTAATTCTTGCGCTACCATGCTTCTGCAAAGCTTCAGCTGCTTTGCTCAAAG GTGGGACGTCTTCTGAAATGGCCATAGGCTTTCTGATCATGAGTATAGTTTCTTTGGTTATGTTATCATTGTTTTTGTTCCTTTCCTGCGGAATCACGCTAGGGAAGCTGCTTCAGTACAAGGAAGTACATCGTGAGGGACAAATATTTCGATGGTATAAAGAAATTATTCGAGTCATACTGGGTCCTGGTAAAAGAAGCCAATGGACGTGGAAGAACCGCCCTGGTTCAACTAATCTTACCATTTTCGGTCCTCTATTTGAGGATCTTAGAGGCCCTCCAAAGTACATGCTGTCTCAGATTTCTGTTGGTCGTGTGAACAAACGTGATGACAGAATAATTGCTTCTGATGACGAAACGGAAGATGCAGAAGCGCCCATAATTCAAAAATTGTTTGGAATTATGAGGATTTACTACACATTTCTTGAATGTTCAAAACGTGTGGCACTCGGAATCGTGGCTGTTGCTTATTTACAGAACTCATCCTCAAAAACTCCAACGATCATAGTACTTTGTATGACCTCATTTCAACTGTTCTTCATGGTTCTTAAGAAGCCATTCATTAAGAAAAGGGTCCAACTAGTTGAGATTGTCTCAGTGTCAGGTGAGGTCGCCATTTTTGCAATCTGTTATGTTTTCTTGGAACACAAGTTTTCCCCCCAAAACGAGAGGAAAATTGGGATTTCGATGCTGTTGATTTTCTTGTTAGCCTTTCTAGTCCAAATGATCAATGAATGGCGTGCACTATACCGACAGACAAAGCGTCTGGATCCCATTAACAACTCGTTTTTACGAGGTTTGGAAAATGCTTTAATTGGATTCCTCTTGTTCTGCTGTCCCCACGGTTTGGTCAAGGATCTCGACCGAAAGTTCCCTTTAAACAACACGCCTGAAACGGCAGAAACCACTTTTTCTGTTAACAGGATTCAGAGCTTGGGAAGCGCGGCCTCGGGAGACAAGTCGTGGTTGAAGCAAATTCAAGAACTAGCAAGATCAAGCTTTAGTAAAGATGGAGCCAGGACCAGCCCAGGCGATCCATCCACGAGTAAATCGACCAAGTTGAGCGGATTTTGGAGAGCTAGGATGAGTGGAAGTTCGACTGCATCTACTGACGTTAGTACAAAACAGAGGGGATTGCACAGAGAATTGGAAGaaattttttcattaaaatga
- the LOC140804425 gene encoding uncharacterized protein isoform X1 — protein sequence MEITHLRCAPMGCLELPVPAMIGLLLLVYGAGEVVPSTFDVVQPHLKYSIVVRLSQRIQYGRVILVMDRNFCSDSAGNIFARSKNSSYFIHIDRRSNNVNLKTHIPERQLPIESETRTVLATNKNRNLKLYLYFTEPVLNSSTEILNSITTSEGSFVPVSGDTFGNRRFGYQLTDVAEMAVVTVSVQTNLVISRQGTSVTPVPPITFLYDSQRPTVRLSTTSKMRTKETSIPIVIKFVKPVFGFNSSLITISGGHLLSFQEMTKSIYAVHVHALADSISVYIPENITTDVSGNKNRASNTLLIRHYSVPVESLILSTFVTTAFGVTCLIGGFLTVSTATLLSFGAFSRPSSILSSDPARYIFRIAYHIQVFALSKWLAVTSPIEYYEFARGLQWSIPYLKLPWERKNVLPMMVGSSSSRSRLVHSSEIRETGVFKGVQPRAGSLESAAKVYGLPLTPMEYISYFESHNIVPQAEYILDPRNSHGWRDFSRSMFWLSIIGGTLVLVHVLFLFILQFKKKNNEKQSFGALIFPRFEIFLLILALPCFCKASAALLKGGTSSEMAIGFLIMSIVSLVMLSLFLFLSCGITLGKLLQYKEVHREGQIFRWYKEIIRVILGPGKRSQWTWKNRPGSTNLTIFGPLFEDLRGPPKYMLSQISVGRVNKRDDRIIASDDETEDAEAPIIQKLFGIMRIYYTFLECSKRVALGIVAVAYLQNSSSKTPTIIVLCMTSFQLFFMVLKKPFIKKRVQLVEIVSVSGEVAIFAICYVFLEHKFSPQNERKIGISMLLIFLLAFLVQMINEWRALYRQTKRLDPINNSFLRGLENALIGFLLFCCPHGLVKDLDRKFPLNNTPETAETTFSVNRIQSLGSAASGDKSWLKQIQELARSSFSKDGARTSPGDPSTSKSTKLSGFWRARMSGSSTASTDVSTKQRGLHRELEEIFSLK from the exons ATGGAAATCACACATTTGAGGTGTGCGCCAATGGGTTGTCTGGAGTTGCCTGTGCCGGCTATGATTGGATTGTTG CTTCTGGTTTATGGTGCGGGTGAGGTTGTACCGAGTACATTTGACGTTGTTCAGCCACATTTGAAATATTCTATTGTTGTCCGTTTATCTCAAAGAATTCAATATGGACGTGTGATCTTGGTAATGGATAGAAATTTCTGTTCAGACTCTGCAGGAAACATATTTGCGAGGAGtaaaaattcgagttatttcaTACACATTG ATAGAAGAAGCAATAATGTGAACTTGAAGACTCATATACCCGAAAGACAGCTTCCAATTGAAAGTGAAACTAGAACTGTACTGGCAACTAATAAAAATAGGAATCTAAAGTTGTACTTATATTTCACGGAACCAGTCCTCAACTCATCCACTGAAATTCTAAATTCCATCACCACAAGTGAAGGATCATTTGTGCCCGTCAGTGGGGATACCTTTGGAAATCGAAGATTTGGCTATCAG CTAACAGATGTAGCGGAGATGGCTGTTGTTACTGTGAGCGTGCAAACAAACTTAGTAATCAGCAGACAAGGGACCTCTGTCACTCCTGTACCTCCCATAACTTTTCTCTATG attCTCAAAGGCCTACGGTTAGGCTGAGCACAACAAGCAAAATGCGAACAAAAGAAACGAGTATTCCGATTGTGATCAAATTCGTGAAGCCGGTATTTGGCTTTAACTCATCTCTTATAACCATCTCTGGTGGTCATTTGCTCAG TTTCCAGGAGATGACTAAGAGCATCTATGCCGTGCATGTACATGCACTCGCCGAttctatatcagtctatattcCCGAAAACATAACCACGGATGTCTCTGGAAATAAAAATAGAGCGTCCAACACTCTACTAATCAGGCACT ATTCTGTGCCGGTGGAATCTTTGATTCTTTCAACCTTTGTTACTACTGCTTTTGGTGTGACATGTTTGATTGGAGGGTTTCTCACTGTTTCAACAGCAACACTTTTATCTTTTGGAGCATTCTCCAGGCCAAGTTCTATCTTATCCTCCGACCCTGCAAGatatattttt AGAATCGCTTACCACATTCAGGTGTTTGCCTTATCTAAATGGCTGGCAGTTACTTCGCCTATAGAATATTATGAATTCGCAAGAGGTCTGCAATGGAGTATCCCTTACTTGAAGCTCCCATGGGAGAGAAAAAATGTCCTGCCAATGATGGTTGGATCGAGTTCTTCTAGGAGCCGACTAGTACATAGTTCTGAAATCCGTGAAACAGGAGTTTTCAAGGGTGTTCAACCAAGAGCTGGCAGTCTGGAATCAGCAGCCAAAGTGTATGGATTGCCATTGACTCCTATGGAATACATATCCTATTTTGAG AGCCATAATATTGTGCCTCAAGCTGAATATATTTTAGATCCAAGAAATTCACATGG GTGGAGAGATTTCAGTAGAAGCATGTTTTGGTTATCCATAATTGGTGGCACCTTGGTTCTGGTCCATGTTTTATTCCTTTTTATCCTTCAATTCAAGAAGAAAAACAACGAAAAACAGAGCTTTGGAGCTCTTATTTTTCCAAGATTCGAGATATTTCTGCTAATTCTTGCGCTACCATGCTTCTGCAAAGCTTCAGCTGCTTTGCTCAAAG GTGGGACGTCTTCTGAAATGGCCATAGGCTTTCTGATCATGAGTATAGTTTCTTTGGTTATGTTATCATTGTTTTTGTTCCTTTCCTGCGGAATCACGCTAGGGAAGCTGCTTCAGTACAAGGAAGTACATCGTGAGGGACAAATATTTCGATGGTATAAAGAAATTATTCGAGTCATACTGGGTCCTGGTAAAAGAAGCCAATGGACGTGGAAGAACCGCCCTGGTTCAACTAATCTTACCATTTTCGGTCCTCTATTTGAGGATCTTAGAGGCCCTCCAAAGTACATGCTGTCTCAGATTTCTGTTGGTCGTGTGAACAAACGTGATGACAGAATAATTGCTTCTGATGACGAAACGGAAGATGCAGAAGCGCCCATAATTCAAAAATTGTTTGGAATTATGAGGATTTACTACACATTTCTTGAATGTTCAAAACGTGTGGCACTCGGAATCGTGGCTGTTGCTTATTTACAGAACTCATCCTCAAAAACTCCAACGATCATAGTACTTTGTATGACCTCATTTCAACTGTTCTTCATGGTTCTTAAGAAGCCATTCATTAAGAAAAGGGTCCAACTAGTTGAGATTGTCTCAGTGTCAGGTGAGGTCGCCATTTTTGCAATCTGTTATGTTTTCTTGGAACACAAGTTTTCCCCCCAAAACGAGAGGAAAATTGGGATTTCGATGCTGTTGATTTTCTTGTTAGCCTTTCTAGTCCAAATGATCAATGAATGGCGTGCACTATACCGACAGACAAAGCGTCTGGATCCCATTAACAACTCGTTTTTACGAGGTTTGGAAAATGCTTTAATTGGATTCCTCTTGTTCTGCTGTCCCCACGGTTTGGTCAAGGATCTCGACCGAAAGTTCCCTTTAAACAACACGCCTGAAACGGCAGAAACCACTTTTTCTGTTAACAGGATTCAGAGCTTGGGAAGCGCGGCCTCGGGAGACAAGTCGTGGTTGAAGCAAATTCAAGAACTAGCAAGATCAAGCTTTAGTAAAGATGGAGCCAGGACCAGCCCAGGCGATCCATCCACGAGTAAATCGACCAAGTTGAGCGGATTTTGGAGAGCTAGGATGAGTGGAAGTTCGACTGCATCTACTGACGTTAGTACAAAACAGAGGGGATTGCACAGAGAATTGGAAGaaattttttcattaaaatga
- the LOC140804425 gene encoding uncharacterized protein isoform X3, whose protein sequence is MLLVYGAGEVVPSTFDVVQPHLKYSIVVRLSQRIQYGRVILVMDRNFCSDSAGNIFARSKNSSYFIHIDRRSNNVNLKTHIPERQLPIESETRTVLATNKNRNLKLYLYFTEPVLNSSTEILNSITTSEGSFVPVSGDTFGNRRFGYQLTDVAEMAVVTVSVQTNLVISRQGTSVTPVPPITFLYDSQRPTVRLSTTSKMRTKETSIPIVIKFVKPVFGFNSSLITISGGHLLSFQEMTKSIYAVHVHALADSISVYIPENITTDVSGNKNRASNTLLIRHYSVPVESLILSTFVTTAFGVTCLIGGFLTVSTATLLSFGAFSRPSSILSSDPARYIFRIAYHIQVFALSKWLAVTSPIEYYEFARGLQWSIPYLKLPWERKNVLPMMVGSSSSRSRLVHSSEIRETGVFKGVQPRAGSLESAAKVYGLPLTPMEYISYFESHNIVPQAEYILDPRNSHGWRDFSRSMFWLSIIGGTLVLVHVLFLFILQFKKKNNEKQSFGALIFPRFEIFLLILALPCFCKASAALLKGGTSSEMAIGFLIMSIVSLVMLSLFLFLSCGITLGKLLQYKEVHREGQIFRWYKEIIRVILGPGKRSQWTWKNRPGSTNLTIFGPLFEDLRGPPKYMLSQISVGRVNKRDDRIIASDDETEDAEAPIIQKLFGIMRIYYTFLECSKRVALGIVAVAYLQNSSSKTPTIIVLCMTSFQLFFMVLKKPFIKKRVQLVEIVSVSGEVAIFAICYVFLEHKFSPQNERKIGISMLLIFLLAFLVQMINEWRALYRQTKRLDPINNSFLRGLENALIGFLLFCCPHGLVKDLDRKFPLNNTPETAETTFSVNRIQSLGSAASGDKSWLKQIQELARSSFSKDGARTSPGDPSTSKSTKLSGFWRARMSGSSTASTDVSTKQRGLHRELEEIFSLK, encoded by the exons ATG CTTCTGGTTTATGGTGCGGGTGAGGTTGTACCGAGTACATTTGACGTTGTTCAGCCACATTTGAAATATTCTATTGTTGTCCGTTTATCTCAAAGAATTCAATATGGACGTGTGATCTTGGTAATGGATAGAAATTTCTGTTCAGACTCTGCAGGAAACATATTTGCGAGGAGtaaaaattcgagttatttcaTACACATTG ATAGAAGAAGCAATAATGTGAACTTGAAGACTCATATACCCGAAAGACAGCTTCCAATTGAAAGTGAAACTAGAACTGTACTGGCAACTAATAAAAATAGGAATCTAAAGTTGTACTTATATTTCACGGAACCAGTCCTCAACTCATCCACTGAAATTCTAAATTCCATCACCACAAGTGAAGGATCATTTGTGCCCGTCAGTGGGGATACCTTTGGAAATCGAAGATTTGGCTATCAG CTAACAGATGTAGCGGAGATGGCTGTTGTTACTGTGAGCGTGCAAACAAACTTAGTAATCAGCAGACAAGGGACCTCTGTCACTCCTGTACCTCCCATAACTTTTCTCTATG attCTCAAAGGCCTACGGTTAGGCTGAGCACAACAAGCAAAATGCGAACAAAAGAAACGAGTATTCCGATTGTGATCAAATTCGTGAAGCCGGTATTTGGCTTTAACTCATCTCTTATAACCATCTCTGGTGGTCATTTGCTCAG TTTCCAGGAGATGACTAAGAGCATCTATGCCGTGCATGTACATGCACTCGCCGAttctatatcagtctatattcCCGAAAACATAACCACGGATGTCTCTGGAAATAAAAATAGAGCGTCCAACACTCTACTAATCAGGCACT ATTCTGTGCCGGTGGAATCTTTGATTCTTTCAACCTTTGTTACTACTGCTTTTGGTGTGACATGTTTGATTGGAGGGTTTCTCACTGTTTCAACAGCAACACTTTTATCTTTTGGAGCATTCTCCAGGCCAAGTTCTATCTTATCCTCCGACCCTGCAAGatatattttt AGAATCGCTTACCACATTCAGGTGTTTGCCTTATCTAAATGGCTGGCAGTTACTTCGCCTATAGAATATTATGAATTCGCAAGAGGTCTGCAATGGAGTATCCCTTACTTGAAGCTCCCATGGGAGAGAAAAAATGTCCTGCCAATGATGGTTGGATCGAGTTCTTCTAGGAGCCGACTAGTACATAGTTCTGAAATCCGTGAAACAGGAGTTTTCAAGGGTGTTCAACCAAGAGCTGGCAGTCTGGAATCAGCAGCCAAAGTGTATGGATTGCCATTGACTCCTATGGAATACATATCCTATTTTGAG AGCCATAATATTGTGCCTCAAGCTGAATATATTTTAGATCCAAGAAATTCACATGG GTGGAGAGATTTCAGTAGAAGCATGTTTTGGTTATCCATAATTGGTGGCACCTTGGTTCTGGTCCATGTTTTATTCCTTTTTATCCTTCAATTCAAGAAGAAAAACAACGAAAAACAGAGCTTTGGAGCTCTTATTTTTCCAAGATTCGAGATATTTCTGCTAATTCTTGCGCTACCATGCTTCTGCAAAGCTTCAGCTGCTTTGCTCAAAG GTGGGACGTCTTCTGAAATGGCCATAGGCTTTCTGATCATGAGTATAGTTTCTTTGGTTATGTTATCATTGTTTTTGTTCCTTTCCTGCGGAATCACGCTAGGGAAGCTGCTTCAGTACAAGGAAGTACATCGTGAGGGACAAATATTTCGATGGTATAAAGAAATTATTCGAGTCATACTGGGTCCTGGTAAAAGAAGCCAATGGACGTGGAAGAACCGCCCTGGTTCAACTAATCTTACCATTTTCGGTCCTCTATTTGAGGATCTTAGAGGCCCTCCAAAGTACATGCTGTCTCAGATTTCTGTTGGTCGTGTGAACAAACGTGATGACAGAATAATTGCTTCTGATGACGAAACGGAAGATGCAGAAGCGCCCATAATTCAAAAATTGTTTGGAATTATGAGGATTTACTACACATTTCTTGAATGTTCAAAACGTGTGGCACTCGGAATCGTGGCTGTTGCTTATTTACAGAACTCATCCTCAAAAACTCCAACGATCATAGTACTTTGTATGACCTCATTTCAACTGTTCTTCATGGTTCTTAAGAAGCCATTCATTAAGAAAAGGGTCCAACTAGTTGAGATTGTCTCAGTGTCAGGTGAGGTCGCCATTTTTGCAATCTGTTATGTTTTCTTGGAACACAAGTTTTCCCCCCAAAACGAGAGGAAAATTGGGATTTCGATGCTGTTGATTTTCTTGTTAGCCTTTCTAGTCCAAATGATCAATGAATGGCGTGCACTATACCGACAGACAAAGCGTCTGGATCCCATTAACAACTCGTTTTTACGAGGTTTGGAAAATGCTTTAATTGGATTCCTCTTGTTCTGCTGTCCCCACGGTTTGGTCAAGGATCTCGACCGAAAGTTCCCTTTAAACAACACGCCTGAAACGGCAGAAACCACTTTTTCTGTTAACAGGATTCAGAGCTTGGGAAGCGCGGCCTCGGGAGACAAGTCGTGGTTGAAGCAAATTCAAGAACTAGCAAGATCAAGCTTTAGTAAAGATGGAGCCAGGACCAGCCCAGGCGATCCATCCACGAGTAAATCGACCAAGTTGAGCGGATTTTGGAGAGCTAGGATGAGTGGAAGTTCGACTGCATCTACTGACGTTAGTACAAAACAGAGGGGATTGCACAGAGAATTGGAAGaaattttttcattaaaatga